TCAATGAGATTGACCAAGATAAGCAGCTAGCAAGCCCCAACACAAGGCCCAAAACATTGTTCTGGGGCTTTTGTTTAGTCACTGCCACTTGTCCCCACCGGTGGTGGAAGTCAATCTTCGTTGACAAGAAATCGAATTCAACCCCTTTGTAGAAAGTCAAAAGCATTGCCCCTCCTATGCTCACAAATGTTCCAATCACCTTTGCTTTACCAGTCCATGTCTTTAATCCCAATGCTTCCAtcctaatttattatttgatagaTTTATGAGTATAtgttactataaaaatattattttaattaaaacatggAGTATGAAGGAAAACGAATTTATGTATACCGAAAAATAACAGCAAGGATAAGGGTAAATGCGGGATTAAGATTGGATATAGCCGAGATAAATGTGGGGGAGGTCGCCACTAAGCTCGCAGCgtataaattttgattcaaGGTTCCCCTGCATTAAGCATAAAGAATAATTgtttatcattaattaaaagatCTAAAATACGAGTTTATGCAGATATATGATATTCATATTAGATATAtgcaataaaacaaatttggtCTTAGGTAAATGGTTAGATGCACCAAATTTTCCTAAGATTATATGTATACATTTGCATCTTAATTTTTCGAACTTAATTACCCAAACAAACCACAAGCAAATGCTTGACCAAGAATCTTCCAAGTCAATTTCGGTCTGGTGTTCCTGCAAACATAAGAATAATCTATCATCTCaaaattgtataaattgaACACTTTAATTCCAaacactaaatttaatttttcctatttttcaaTTAGGACTACGTGTTCAAATTGAGTACTTAACAAAATAGAGCAAATTCATAGTTTTTTCAACTGATTTTTcgaatttgactaaaattcataatttttcaaacgCTCAATTTATATGATAAGATTACTTGTATGGGAACGACCTTTCGAGGATGAGGGCAAGAGGGGCAACTGTGGCGCTAGCAAAGAGGAAGCGGTAGGCGATCAAAATGGGCAAGCTCATGCCGGTGTTTGCCACCAACTTGTAGAGGATGTTAACTCCGGCAAGAGCTATCTGCACCGTCACCATCATCATCAGCGGCCTCAATGCATCTAAGAATTTGTAGAGCTTCcccatttttcaatttggtGAGTGTAGTGCGTGTTCTAGGTGTTTGTGTGTGAAAGCAATTCAAAGGGACCACGATAACTAGGTTTTGGACAATAAATGTAGAGAAAATTGTGAGTGAAAAGAGAGTTGGAGTGTTGTAGGAGGGGAGATGGGACTGTACTTATATAGGGGAAGAAAGGAATGATAATTGATAATCCACTTTCGGCCATGCAAATCTTAAATTGACTTTAGGCTTTGTTTTATAactagaaaatatcaaaatctttTGCATGTCAACTTCACTCTCTAAATTATACTCTATCGacccgtcccataaaaatagagatttttGGAAcgatacaagttttaatgcgtaattgataaagtacgaaaaatatagaaaggaaaaattatTGAGTATAtatgttagtggagaatgaactatttttataggacataAGTACTTAAATAGAAAgtctctctatttttatggtaTTGAGAGAGTACACACTATAGCTAGGCGAATTTGCTATGCTACCTCCGTATGTTAGAACGACACAAATTTCATTGTTGATATTGTTACTGGAGATgactaatttttgttaatgaccaaaaagagaaaaacaaatcTATCAACAGTGGACATATTTGACATTTGCAAAAATCAAATGTAAATAGAGTCAATTTTTCAAAcgtctccctccgtcctattaAATGAGTGtgaaacatttgtttttcaacacgagattttacgtattattgttttgtgaattagtggaatgagcgtaaagtaaaaaacaaaagacaaaGTAAAGTTGTCGTTGTTTCTATTTCagaaaatatatcatttttaatagaaaa
The genomic region above belongs to Salvia hispanica cultivar TCC Black 2014 chromosome 3, UniMelb_Shisp_WGS_1.0, whole genome shotgun sequence and contains:
- the LOC125215746 gene encoding WAT1-related protein At1g25270-like, yielding MGKLYKFLDALRPLMMMVTVQIALAGVNILYKLVANTGMSLPILIAYRFLFASATVAPLALILERNTRPKLTWKILGQAFACGLFGGTLNQNLYAASLVATSPTFISAISNLNPAFTLILAVIFRMEALGLKTWTGKAKVIGTFVSIGGAMLLTFYKGVEFDFLSTKIDFHHRWGQVAVTKQKPQNNVLGLVLGLASCLSWSISLIFQTQMSKSYPCHYSSTVLISIMGSIQGIVYALCIERDMSMWKLGWNIILFTAAYMGVVASGIMWVFIMLCVRMRGPLYVSIFNPLLLVLVAIAGCLFLKEKLYLGSVLGAVIIVIGLYLVLWAKDKELKKAIRLVALKKSTNPTIEESGRKSFGGLSTCSNVIVVAPTIVPESGGSAVFVLDDGQEEDLEAKVSSTKIKT